Proteins encoded together in one Capricornis sumatraensis isolate serow.1 chromosome 3, serow.2, whole genome shotgun sequence window:
- the TMEM185B gene encoding transmembrane protein 185B isoform X1 produces the protein MNPRGLFQDFNPSKFLIYACLLLFSVLLPLRLDGVIQWSYWAVFAPIWLWKLLVLAGASVGAGVWVRNPRYRTEGEACVEFKAMLIAVGIHLLLLMFEVLVCDRVERGTHFWLLVFMPLFFVSPVSVAACLWGFRHDRSLELEILCSVNILQFIFIALRLDRIIHWPWLVVFVPLWILMSFLCLVVLYYIVWSLLFLRSLDVVAEQRRTHVTMAICWITIVVPLLIFEVLLVHRLDGHNMFSYISIFVPLWLSLITLMATTFRRKGGNHWWFGIRRDFCQFLLEIFPFLREYGNISYDLHHEDSEDTEETSAPEAPKIAPMFGKKARVVITQSPGKYVPPPPKLNIDMPD, from the coding sequence ATGAACCCCAGGGGCCTATTCCAGGACTTCAACCCGAGTAAGTTCCTCATCTACGCTTGCCTGCTGCTCTTCTCAGTGCTGCTGCCCCTCCGACTGGACGGCGTCATCCAGTGGAGCTACTGGGCCGTGTTCGCCCCCATCTGGTTGTGGAAGCTTCTGGTCCTCGCGGGCGCCTCTGTCGGCGCGGGCGTTTGGGTGCGAAACCCGCGCTACCGCACGGAGGGAGAGGCCTGTGTGGAGTTCAAGGCCATGCTGATTGCCGTGGGAATCCACCTGCTGCTGCTCATGTTCGAGGTCCTGGTCTGCGATCGGGTGGAGCGGGGGACCCACTTCTGGCTGCTGGTCTTCATGCCGCTCTTCTTTGTGTCCCCGGTGTCCGTGGCCGCCTGCCTTTGGGGCTTCCGACACGACCGGTCCCTGGAGCTGGAGATCCTGTGCTCCGTCAACATCCTGCAGTTCATCTTCATCGCCCTCAGACTGGACCGGATCATCCACTGGCCGTGGCTGGTGGTGTTTGTGCCACTGTGGATCCTCATGTCATTCCTTTGCCTGGTGGTCCTCTATTACATCGTCTGGTCCCTCCTGTTCCTGCGCTCCCTGGATGTGGTTGCTGAGCAGCGAAGAACCCACGTGACCATGGCCATCTGCTGGATAACGATCGTGGTGCCGCTGCTCATTTTTGAGGTTCTGCTGGTGCACAGGCTAGATGGACACAACATGTTCTCCTACATCTCCATATTCGTCCCCCTGTGGCTCTCATTAATCACATTAATGGCCACAACGTTTAGGCGAAAAGGGGGCAACCATTGGTGGTTTGGTATTCGCAGAGATTTCTGTCAGTTTCTGCTtgaaattttcccatttttaagaGAATATGGGAACATTTCCTATGATCTACATCATGAAGATAGTGAAGATACTGAAGAAACATCGGCTCCAGAAGCTCCTAAAATTGCTCCCATGTTTGGAAAGAAGGCCAGGGTGGTGATAACACAGAGCCCTGGGAAatatgtccccccaccccccaagttAAATATTGACATGCCTGATTAA
- the TMEM185B gene encoding transmembrane protein 185B isoform X2 → MNPRGLFQDFNPRTEGEACVEFKAMLIAVGIHLLLLMFEVLVCDRVERGTHFWLLVFMPLFFVSPVSVAACLWGFRHDRSLELEILCSVNILQFIFIALRLDRIIHWPWLVVFVPLWILMSFLCLVVLYYIVWSLLFLRSLDVVAEQRRTHVTMAICWITIVVPLLIFEVLLVHRLDGHNMFSYISIFVPLWLSLITLMATTFRRKGGNHWWFGIRRDFCQFLLEIFPFLREYGNISYDLHHEDSEDTEETSAPEAPKIAPMFGKKARVVITQSPGKYVPPPPKLNIDMPD, encoded by the exons ATGAACCCCAGGGGCCTATTCCAGGACTTCAACCC CCGCACGGAGGGAGAGGCCTGTGTGGAGTTCAAGGCCATGCTGATTGCCGTGGGAATCCACCTGCTGCTGCTCATGTTCGAGGTCCTGGTCTGCGATCGGGTGGAGCGGGGGACCCACTTCTGGCTGCTGGTCTTCATGCCGCTCTTCTTTGTGTCCCCGGTGTCCGTGGCCGCCTGCCTTTGGGGCTTCCGACACGACCGGTCCCTGGAGCTGGAGATCCTGTGCTCCGTCAACATCCTGCAGTTCATCTTCATCGCCCTCAGACTGGACCGGATCATCCACTGGCCGTGGCTGGTGGTGTTTGTGCCACTGTGGATCCTCATGTCATTCCTTTGCCTGGTGGTCCTCTATTACATCGTCTGGTCCCTCCTGTTCCTGCGCTCCCTGGATGTGGTTGCTGAGCAGCGAAGAACCCACGTGACCATGGCCATCTGCTGGATAACGATCGTGGTGCCGCTGCTCATTTTTGAGGTTCTGCTGGTGCACAGGCTAGATGGACACAACATGTTCTCCTACATCTCCATATTCGTCCCCCTGTGGCTCTCATTAATCACATTAATGGCCACAACGTTTAGGCGAAAAGGGGGCAACCATTGGTGGTTTGGTATTCGCAGAGATTTCTGTCAGTTTCTGCTtgaaattttcccatttttaagaGAATATGGGAACATTTCCTATGATCTACATCATGAAGATAGTGAAGATACTGAAGAAACATCGGCTCCAGAAGCTCCTAAAATTGCTCCCATGTTTGGAAAGAAGGCCAGGGTGGTGATAACACAGAGCCCTGGGAAatatgtccccccaccccccaagttAAATATTGACATGCCTGATTAA